Below is a window of Saccharomonospora viridis DSM 43017 DNA.
AACACCGCCGCCACGGCGCCCACCCCGGCCAGGGCCCAGCGGCCGCGACGCTCGTCGAGTCCGGTGCGATGCACGATCATGCGCCCCGCGCGCAGGATCCGCCGTACCCGCAGGATGCGGAACGCCCCGAGCATCAACAGGATCCGTAACACCTGTGTCGGGCCGATGACGAACACCACTGCGGGCACGGTGATCGCGACGATCAGCAGCTGGGCCCGATAGCGTCGCACGAACAGGCGTACGCTGCCGCTGAACCACAACAGCGCGGCCGATTCGCCCACCAACACGGCGAGGGAGAGCCAGTTGAGCACCCTGCCGACCACGCCGGGGAGGCCGGGTGCGGTGGTGAGGAAGACCGCGGGTATCGACAGGAGCGCGGCAGCCAGGACGGGGACGGCCAGGGATTGTTGAATCCGTCGGGCACGGTCGTCGTCCGGGGCGGTACGGCGCATCAGCCGCATGACGGTACACGGCGTCGGTCCGGTTCGACCCACTGGACCGGTATGTCAGGGATGGCGGGTTCGACTACGCGGACCGTGGGCGCGGCTACGCAGGGTGTGGACGCGAGATGTTGGGAGAGGTTCAGCCTTGCAGGACCACCGTCACGATGCCGGCGAGGTGAGCCAGGCGTGCGACCTCGGCGGCGCGGAACATCGGTCCTCCGGGCCGGCCCACCAGAAGTGCCCGTTCGGGTTTGCCGATGGGGGTGGCGGCGAGTTCGGTGCCGAGTTCGCGCCACATCTCGGGCACCCACGGCGCTTCGGCGTCCAGCACGGTGGCGTGTTCCAACGGCAGCCACGGCAGTTCACCCAATGGTGCTTCCGGTGCGGCGGTGGACGACGCCAGCCGGGTGACGCCGCTGTCCCCGTCGTCCTCACTGCCGACCTCCACGACGATCGACCACCCGGCTCGCACGATCCGGGGAACCCCGTCGGCCAACAGTTCGAGTCCGGACTCGGGCTGAGAGGCGATCGCCTCGACGAGTTCGAGCTCTCGGTGTGTGTCGAGGACACCCGCGTACGGCCGCACGGCGTCGACCTCGACCCCGTCGACGCTCTCGGCCGCGGTGATGAGCGTGTCGGGCAATCGACCGGCGGGAAGCTCGACCACGAAGTCGTCGATCGCGATACCGTTGCCCCGCTCGACGACGTTGACACTGAGAATGTCGGCTCCCGCCATGCCCAGGGCGCTGGCCACGGCGCCGAGAGTCCCAGGAGCGTCCGGGAGCTGAACCCGGATCAGGAAAGACAACGTGAACCCCTTTCCTCGGCCAGCGTCCTCACCTCTTCATGCTCACGTTCACCGACCGATGATTGTGACAGTTCGGGCTCCTGTGTGGGTAGTCGCTGTCGGGGCCGGACCCGAGACGAGCGAATGACACCGCAGGTCATAGACTGCCTTGGGTAACACCCGAATCGGCAACGTCTGAGTTGAGAATCGAGAACACCCCGGGAGTCGCCCGCGTGTCGAACATTTCCCGCGACGAGATCGCGCATTTGGCCAAGCTGGCGCGAATGAATGTCACTGAGGAAGAGCTGGACCTTTTCGTGGGCCGGCTCGACCAGGTCCTGAACGAAGTGGCGAAGGTCAGCGAGGTCGCGTCCGACGACATTCCGCCGATGACGCACGCCGTCGCGTTGACCAATGCCTTCCGTGACGACGAGGTGCGGCCGGGGCTGAGTCAGGAAGAGGCGCTGTCGGGTGCTCCGGCGGTGGAGGACGGCAGGTTCCGGGTGCCGCGCATTCTTGGGGAAGAGCAGTGACCGATCTGACGAGGCTGTCCGCCGCCGAATTGGCGGAGAAAATCCATTCGCGTGAGGTGTCCGCCGAGGAGGTGACCAAGGCTCATCTCGACCGGATCACCGAGGTGGACTCCGAGATCAACGCGTTCCTGCACGTCGACGCCGAGGGCGCGCTCGCCGCGGCGCGCGCTGTGGACGCCAGTCTGGCCAACGGCGAACAGCCGGCGTCGCCACTGGCGGGTGTGCCGCTGGCGTTGAAGGACGCCTTCACCACGCGTGGCATGCCGACGACGTGTGGTTCGCGGACGCTGGAGAACTGGGTCCCGCCGTACGACGCGACGGTGACGCGCAAGCTGCGTGAGGCGGGCGTGCCGATCCTCGGCAAGACCAACATGGACGAGTTCGCCATGGGGTCCTCCACCGAGAACTCGGCGTTCGGTCCGACGCTCAACCCGTGGGACCTCACGCGTGTCTCCGGTGGTTCGGGTGGTGGTTCGGCGGCGTCACTCGCCGCGTTCGAGGCCCCGTTGGCCATCGGCACGGACACGGGGGGTTCCATCCGCCAGCCCGCTGCCCTCACCGGCACGGTCGGCGTCAAGCCGACGTACGGCGCTGTGTCGCGCTACGGGATGGTGGCGTTCTCGTCGTCCCTGGACCAGGGTGGTCCGTGCGCGCGCACTGTGCTCGACGCGGCCCTGCTGCACGAGATCATCGCCGGTCACGACCCGCTCGACTCCACGTCGATCGACGTGCCGGTTCCAGCGTTGGCGGAGGCCGCCAGGCAGGGCGGCCGCGGTGATCTCTCGGGCGTGAAGGTCGGCGTGGTGCGTGAGCTGCGTGAGCTGGGTGGTGCGTCCTACCAGCCCGGTGTGGTGGCCTCGTTCGAGGCGGCTGTGGCCCAGCTGCGTGAGCTGGGTGCGGAGGTCGTCGAGATCTCGTGCCCGCACTTCCCCTACAGCCTGTCCGCGTACTACTTGATCGCGCCGAGCGAGTGTTCGTCGAACCTCGCCCGGTTCGACGCCATGCGGTACGGGTTGCGCGTGGCCGACGACGGTGAGCACAGTGCCGAGGAGGTCATGGCGGCCTCTCGCGAGGCCGGCTTCGGTCCCGAGGTCAAGCTCCGCATCATGCTGGGCACGTATGCGTTGTCTGCGGGTTACTACGAGGCCTACTACGGCTCGGCGCAGAAGGTGCGCACGTTGGTCGCGCGTGACTTCATGAACGCCTTCGAGCAGGTCGACGTGCTGGTGTCGCCGACGACGCCCACGACCGCGTTCCGGCTGGGAGAGCGGGCGGAACCGCTGGAGATGTATCTGGCCGATCTGTGCACCATCCCGACGAACCTCGCGGGTAACACGGCGATGAGCGTGCCCAGCGGTCTGTCCGACGACGGTCTGCCGGTCGGATTGCAGATCATGGCGCCGGCTCTGGCCGAGGAGCGCCTGTACCGCGTCGGCGCGGCCTACGAGGCGGCCCGCGGTCCGGTGCTGGACGAGATGCCTGAGCTGAAGGGAGCGGCGGCGAAGTGACGACTGTTGCCGACCTGATGGACTACGACGAGGTCGTCGAGAAGTACGACCCGGTGCTCGGGCTCGAGGTGCACGTCGAGCTCAACACGAAGACCAAGATGTTCTGCGGCTGCCCGAACGAGTTCGGGGGTGAGCCGAACACGCACGTGTGCCCCACGTGTCTCGGCCTTCCCGGCGGGTTGCCCGTGGTCAACGGCAAGGCGGTCGAGTCGGCCATCCGGATCGGCCTGGCGCTGAACTGCGAGATCGCCGAGTGGTGTCGGTTCGCCCGGAAGAACTACTTCTATCCGGACATGCCGAAGAACTTCCAGACCTCGCAGCACGACGAGCCGATCGCGTTCAACGGTTACCTCGACGTGGTGCTCGACGACGGCGAGGTCGTGCGGGTGGGCATCGAACGTGCCCACATGGAGGAGGACACCGGCAAGTCGTTGCACGTCGGTGGTACCGCCGGGCGGATCCACGGTGCCGAGCACTCGCTGCTGGACTACAACCGTGCGGGCGTGCCGCTCATCGAGATCGTCACCAAGCCCATCGAGGGCGTGGGGGAGCGGGCGCCGGAGGTCGCGCGGGCGTACGTGACGGCCCTGCGGGATCTGCTGCGCGCCATGGACGTCTCCGACGTGCGCATGGACCAGGGGTCGCTGCGGTGTGACGCCAACGTGTCGCTGCGCCCGAAGGGCTCGACCGAGTTCGGGACCCGCACGGAGACGAAGAACGTCAACTCGCTGCGCAGCGTCGAGCGCGCTGTGCGGTACGAGATGATGCGCCAGGCTGGGGTGCTGGCCGCGGGTGGCACCGTGACGCAGGAGACCCGCCACTTCCAGGAGGCCGACGGCACCACGTCGCCCGGGCGCCCCAAGGAGACCGCGGAGGACTACCGCTACTTCCCCGAACCGGACCTGGTGCCCGTCGCGCCGTCGCGGGAGTGGGTGGAGGAGCTGCGCAAGACGTTGCCCGAACTGCCGTGGGAGCGTCGTAAGCGCATCCAGCAGGAGTGGAACCTCACCGACGAGGAACTGCGGGACCTGTTCAACACGGGTGCCGTCGACCTCGTGGCGGCGACGGTGGAGGCCGGTGCCAAGCCGGGCGAGGCGCGCAGCTGGTGGGTGCAGTACCTGACCCAGCAGGCCAACGCCCGGGGGGTGGAGCTCAGCGAACTGCCGATCACCCCGGCCCAGGTGGCGCGTGTGATCGAACTCGTCAACTCCGGTGAGCTGACGAACAAGCTCGCGCGCGAAGTGGTCCAAGGCGTGTTGGCCGGTGAGGGCGAACCCGACGAGGTCGTGGAGCAGCGCGGTCTCAAGGTGGTCTCCGACGACTCGGCCCTGATCGCCGCCGTCGACGAGGCCCTCGCCGCACAGCCGGACGTGGCCGACAAGATCCGCGGCGGCAAGGTGCAGGCCGCAGGTGCCATCGTCGGTGCGGTGATGAAGGCGACCAAGGGACAGGCCGACGCCAAGCGCGTGCGGGAGCTGGTCCTGGAAAGGGTCGGCGCCTGACCGTGTCGACGCGCGACCGTCGGAAGCCGGGATGGTCGCCCGCTCAGGTGTCATGGCGCGAGTGGCTCGGCCTCGCGGCCGGGCTGCTCGCCGTCGCGTCGTTGTTCCTGCCGTGGACGCAGTTGAGCTCCGCCAATCCCGAGGTGAGTGCCGCGCTGGCGGAGCTACCCGCCGAGGACGTGTCCCGCTCGGTGTGGAAGGCGACGTTCTTCGGTTGGTTGGCCCCGCTGTTGGTGGCCATCTCCGGCGTGTGTGTCGTACTGCTCGGCCAGCGACCTCTGCTGCGTAGAAGCGGGCTACCGCAGTTGTGGTTGATCGCCGCCTCGGTGGCCGCGTGTGCGACGGTGTTGGCCTGGGTGTTCGTCGAGTGGCAGTTCGGGGCGGAGCAGCGCGCTTTCCTCGCTGTGAGTGGGGTGAACTTCGACGCCGCGTCCGGCCGGTACCTGGGTGCCCTGGCGGTGTTGCTCTCGTTCGTGGGAGCCGTGCTCGACGTGCGGGCGGCCGTCAGTCGCGGCCGGAGCCGGAAGCGGGCTGCCGGACGATGAGCACGACGCGGTCGTCGCTGGACACCGGGTCACCACCGTCCTTGTTGACCGTGCCCGCGACGGCGACGTCCTGAGTCACCTGGTCGAGGCTGCCGATCCGGCCGTAGCCGGGGCCGTTCCTGCCGTCCAACGTGGTCTGGGGGTCACCGCTGACCGAACCTTCCGCGGTGAGGGGGAGGTTTTGGATGTTGCCGGCCTCCTCCGTGGACACGGCGAGGGTGTCGGTCCAGTCGGAGCAACCACTGACCCCGGGTTTGTCCTTCCACGTCCACACGGGCGAGGTCAGTTCCTCGCCCGCTTCGATGCGGTACACCGCGTCGTGTCGTTCGGTCCGGTCGGTGACCCACAGTCGGGAGCCGTCCATGGCCTGGCACATCCCGCCGGGTGAGTGCAGGCCGCTGGCGTACACGGCCGAGTCGGCCTCGGGGTTGTCCTCGGCGGGTCTCCCCGACGCGTCGATGCGCAGGATCTTGCCCGCCAGCGACGTGCGATCGGCCGCGGCACGAGGGTTCCCCGCGTCTCCGGTGGCGACCAGCAGGGACCCGTCCGCGGTGGCCAGGAGCGCGCCTCCGTTGTTCTTCGGCCCCTTCGGGATTCCCGTGAGTACGGGTTTGGCCGATTGTCCCTCGGCGAACCGGACGACCCGGTTGTCGGTGGACGTCGTGACGTAGGCGAAGACGAGGCCGTCCTCGGCGTAGGTGGGGGAGAGCGCGAGCCCGGTCAGTCCCCCGTCTCCGGCGGCCTGGACGTCGAGAGCGGCGAATTCGCGTTCTTCTCCGTCGGTGTTGACGAGGAACACCCGGCCACTGCGTCGTTCCCCGGCGAGCGCGGTGACGCTGGAGCCGTCCGAGGGCAACGCCGCGACGGCCGACACGGTGTCCAGACAGGTGGCGATGACCGCCTTGTCGAAGTCGGTGCAGCCCTCGGGGGGACGCATGGGAGTCGTGGAGGTCGAGGGGGGATCGGGGATGACGTTGGGGCCGGCTTCGGGCAACTGTGGTTGGGGTCCGGCCTCGGCGGTGAGTTCGGGTGCCGCGTGCCAATCGGTGGCGGCGGTGGAGTCGTCGAATTCGGCGCACCCCGCAAGCCCCAACGCGGCACAGGCCACGACGGTCATCGGCCACGAGCGTCTCGGAGCTGCCCTGCGCACAATGGTCCAGCCTAGGGCGTCGGGCGTGAACCTTCGGTAAGCGGGGCTGATGAAATCGGCCACCATGGGTGTGTGACGATCACTGTTCTCGTTCCGGACGACGACGGCGTGGCCGCGCTGTCGGAAGTGGCCGGGGTACGACCGGTGCGATACAGCCTCGACGAACCGTTGCCGGCGGAGGCCGCCGAGGCCGAGGTGCTGATCCCGGGGGCCCGAGCCGCCGATGTGCTACCGCTGCTCGAGAAGACACCCAGGTTGCGGCTGATCCAGTTGTTGTCGGCCGGTGCGGAGGACTGGACGGGGGTCCTTCCGGAGGGTGTGCTGTTGTCCACCTGCCGTGGTGCACACGGTGGGAGTACGGCCGAGTGGGTGATGGCGGTCCTGCTGTCGTGGTGCCGACGACTGCCGGAGTTCGCCGAGGCGCAGCGGGCTCGCCGATGGTCCCGACTCGTCTCCGACACGCTTCAGGGCAAGCGGGTCCTCATCGTGGGGGCGGGGGACCTCGGACAGCAGTTGCGTCGCAGGCTGGAGCCGTTCGACGCGTGGGTGACGATGGTGGGACTGTCGGCCCGCGACGACATCCACGGAGTCGAAAAGCTGCCCGCGCTCCTGCCCGAGGCCGACGTCGTGGTGTTGTTGGTGCCGTTGACCACCCGGACCCGGGGGATGGTCGACGCGAAGTTCCTCGCGTCCCTTCCCGATGGGGCGTTGCTGGTGAACGCTTCCCGAGGGCCGGTCGTGGACACCGCGGCCTTGTTGGCCGAGTTGGAGTCGGGACGGCTGGAGGCGGCGTTGGACGTCACGGACCCGGAGCCGTTGCCGGAGGACCATCCGTTGTGGGGGTTGCCGAACGTGGTCATCACCCCGCATGTCGGCGGTGCGGTGGTGGACGCGCGTCGGCGTTCCTACGTGGTCGCGGCGGCGGAGATCGGACGATACGTGCGGGGTGAGCTGCCGAACAACCTCGTCCGCGGTGAGTACTGAGCACCGGTAGCACACCATGGCCTGGCGGGAGGACCGGGTGGTCCCCCGAAGGGGGTCGGCCGGTGACCGGGCCGCGACCCGTGGGCCACGGCCAGGTCAGCGCAACATCGATCCGCCGAAGTAGTCGTCGTCGTCCAGATCGCTCTCCTCGCCGGTGGACTGCGGCGTGGACGGGGAAGCCGCATCGGACTTGGACGTGATCGACGACGATGGGCCACCCGGCTCGATGATGTCGTCGAGGGCGTGACCCTCCTGGATCATCAGGTACGCCTGGCGCATGCCCTCGACACCGCCTTCCAACGCCTTGCGGACCTGGGGATCGTCGAGGAACCGCCCGGCGGCGATGTCGTTCCAGGACAGATCGCCCTTGTCGATGCGGGCCTGGAGTTCGCGTAGTTCCTTGGGCGCGTCCTTGCTGCGGGCGTGCTCGGTGATCTGCTCGATGTCCTGCTGCGACAGCCCGCTCTTCGGGAGCTTGGCCTCCAGCTGTTTGGCGTTGCTGATACTGCGGTCGAGTCCGAGTTCCGCCTGTTCGAGTTGTGCCATCGCCGCGGCAATGCGCGGATCCCGGGAAAGGTCGGGACCGGTCATGATGAACCCCTAACGAGTTGAAGTCGATACCAATGACGAGTGAACGTCAGGGTCGACCACGTGACGTGACGATCCAGTTCTCGTCTTCTTCTTCGAATACGCCAACCACCGTCCCGTCGGTGGGACAGACGGTGACGAATTCCAGTGAGCCGAATTCCGTCTGCAGCGCACGAAGGAACTCGCCGGGCGCCGCTGCGCGGACCCGGGCCCACGGCAACCTGAACGCACCGGGGCAGGTGGGGCTGAGGTGGAAGGCGTTGTCGTCGGTGAGAACGCCGACATCACGGGCGATGTCCCACCAGATTTGCTCGGTCCTCGCCACGCTGTCCGCCGTTTCGTGATCGACGCGGACGTCCGGTCGGACATCCAGGTGGATGACCGACCGGACGGCGCTTTCCGGTGTCACGCCCGCGACTGTCCACGCCTCGCCGAGCAGAGTCATGCCCGCCGCCTCAAGCAGTGTGGCCCGTTCGGCCCGAGAGGTCATCGCGTTCGCCTCGCGCCTCGGGCACCGGACGGGTGGTCCGTTGAGCTTGCGTCGTGAGGCCGTTCAGGATGTGCGCTCCGTGCGCCGAGCCGCATCACGCCTGCTCGTCCTCGGTCAGCACCTCGGTGATGACGGCGTGGGCGACCTGTTTCGGACCTTCCAGAATGACCAGTTCAGCGCCTTCGTGGAGGTACGGCCGAGCCAGTTCGGGGGCGAGGAAGCCGACCTTGACGAGCTCGGTGGTCTGTGGCGTCGGATCGATCCGCTGCAACAGAACGCTGACGGTCCTGGGGTCCGTGGCGGGCCACCCCGGTTCCGATTCGACCGCATCACCGGTCCGGAACGTCGTCGTCGACGCATAGACCGGTGCCGACGGGGGCCCGGAACGCCGCCCGCCCTGCTCCGGGGGAAGCCATGTCACGGTGGCGAGGGCGAGCGGGTTCTCGATGTTCTCAAGCATGTCCGCTGTTACTACCTTCCCAGATCCTGATTCCATCGCCTTGCTGGTTGATCTGCTCGAGCTGATCGGCGTCGGCGTACACAGCGGGCCCGATGCCGTCCAGGTTGTCACCTGGATGCCGATGCAGGCCATCGACCACGGACGACGGAACGTTGGTCTCCATCGTCACACCGTCACCCTGGTTGAGCACCTCTCCCCACCGGTCGGCATGTTCCCCGTGGAGCGCGAACCACTTGCCTTCCGAACTCCCACCTCCGGATTCGAAGCGGCCGGTCTCGGCGATCGCGTCGAACTCCCTGCCGTCGACGTTGCGGTAGAGGGTCACCGCGTCGTCGTCGCCACAACTCATGAGCCCGAGCGGGTCGAGCCACCGCAGCGGATTCACCACATACGCGTAGTGGTTCGGGGACGGTCTGAGCCCGAGCGGGTCGCACGAGACGTAGCGTCCGGTGTCCGGGTCGTAGTAGCGGTGGTAGTTGTAGTGGAGCCCGGTCTCCGGATCGCTGTACTGGCCGGGGAAACGCCACGGCGTCGACGCACTGCCGTGGTGCTTGATGACCGTTTTCCCCCAGAGCGTGGTGCGGTTGCGCCACGCGAGGTTGCCGGAGCCGTCCAACAGCTCCGTCGACGTGCCGATGCCGTCGGTGATCACCGCGTGGAAGTCGCCGCCGACCCACTGCTTCGCGGGGGACAACCGGCGCCGGATCTGGGTGAGGGGCCGGAACCGGCGAGGATGCCATTCCCATGTCGTCGCGTCGACGCCCGCGAGTACCTGCTCGGCGAGTCGCACGCCGTCCCAGATGAACTCGGTGCGTTCCACGACGGTGGAGCCGTCGGGTGCGAGCTTGTGCTTGGCGATACGCCTGCCGAGGGCGTCGTAGAGGTAGCGCCAGCGGGAACCGTCCGGCGTGCCGACCTCCACCAGGCGATCCTCGGCGTTCCAGGTGTAGTGCCACCGGAGCGTTGTCCCGCCCGCCTCGTACCGCACTTTGGTGACGACGCGACCTTGCCGGTCGTAGGTGTATCGGACGTTGCCCGCGGTGGTCAATCTGGTGCCGTCGTAGGCATACGAGTGTTGGCCATGGCCGCTCGGCGTATGCCAGCTCGCGTTCCGGATGTTGCCCGCGCGGTCGTAGGAATACTGTTCCTGTCCGCCCGGGCCGGCCACCTGCCTCACCCGCCCGGTTCCGTCGAGTTGGAGCCGCACCGTGCCGGTGGATGTGTCGTCCACGGCCTGTGGGGAGCCGTCCGGTCCGTAGCGGTACGACCGCTGCTGCAGCAGCCGGTAGCGCGGGGGCACCGTCGGTGTTCCGTCGGCGATCGAGATCGATTGGTCGATCAGGCGGCCGTTGCGGTCCCATTGCTGTGCGATCGTGGCGCCGTTGTCGAGTCGGCGTTCGATCTCACGGCCCGCCCCATCGAAACCGAATGTGATCATCCGGTCCGCCATCCGGAGTTCCCGAGGACACCCTCGGACGTCGTAGGACCATGTGCTCTCGACCCCGGTCGACGTGCGGCGGTGGACCCGTCTTCCCAACGCGTCGTAACGAGACGTCACCGTGTGGCCGTTGATCTGCTCGCTGAGCACCCGGCCACGCGCGTCTCGCCGGTAACGCACGGTGGCGTCGGGACTGGTCGCGGACAGCATCCTGCCCATCGGGTCGTACTCGAAGGTCGACACCCTGTCCTGGGCGCGTCGTTCGACGACCCGGCCGGAGAGATCCCTGCGGAACGTGGTCGTCTCTCCCGCACCGTTGACCCTGCTCGTCAACTGCCCGGCCGCGTCGTAGAAGTAGCGGATCTCCCGGCCGTCGTAGTCGATCTCGCGCACCACGTTGCCCGCGGCGTCCCGTTCATAGCGCCACGTCAGGCCGTGCGCGTTGGTGACCGCGGTCAAGCGAAGCAGCGGATCGTAGGTGTAGGTGAGGGTGTTGCCTTCCGCATCGGTGACCGAGACGGGAAGGTCGAACTGGGTGTAGCTGATCCGCCTCGTCAGCCCCGAGGGACCCACGTACGCGATCTCGTTGCCTTCGCCGTCGTATTCCCACCGTTCGGTGGTGCCGTCCGGCAGGGTCCGCCACGCCCGTTTGCCTTCGACGGTCCAGCCGAAGCGCGTGACGGCACCCACTTCGTCGATGATCGCCGTGATGCGTCCGAAGTGGTCCCGTTCGAAGCGTCGTGTCGCCCCTGAGGGGTCCGTCACCGCGAGCGGCAATCCGGCGGGATCGTACTCGATACGGCGGGTCTGGCCGAGCGCGTCGGTGATGGCGGTCGCGTTGCCCCGCTCGTCGTAGGAGTAGCGGGTCGTCGCACCGGTCGGATCCGTGAGGGACACCCGGTTGCCCCGCTCGTCGTAGGACTGCCGCCACACCGCGCCGTCGGGATCGACCACGGAGGTGGGCAGGCCCCACTCGTTGTACTCGGCGCGCGACTGTGTGCCGTCCGGTCCGCTGACGCCGGTGAGGTTGCCGTCGTCGTCGTAGCTGTAGCGAGTGGTGCGGCCGAGCGGGTCCGTGCGGGAGATCAGCCTGTTGTGCTCGTCCCATTCGCTGGTCGTGGTGTGTCCGAGCGGGTCGGTCTCCGCGATGACGTTGCCCTTGGCGTCGAGCTGGTAAACGGTGCTGTGGCCGAGAGCGTCGGTGAACCGGGTGATTCGGTTGTCGGGGTCGTAGGAGAACGTGCCGCTGAGGTACTTGCTGGAGCTGTGGTTGGCGACGCAGCGGCCGGCGTCGTCGTAGAAGTAGTGGTACCAGTGTCCGTTTCGGTCGGTCCACCGGACGAGCCGTGACTGATCGTCGTAGGAGAACCGCAAAGACCGTCCGGACGAGTTGACCACTTCGGCCAACAGGCCGGCATCGTCGTAGCGGTAGCGGACGAGCCGGGTCGTGGCCGTTGCCTCGGCCCTGTGACGAAGCCGCAGTTCGGTGATGCGGTCCCGGTCAGTGTCGACCTCGATGTGGTAACCGCCGCTGTGCCGGACGGCGGTGACACAGCCGACGGCATCGCGATCGAGGTCGAAGCGGTTGCCATTCCGGTCGGTGACGGCGGTCAACCGACGGACGGGATTGTCCCCCGCCGCGAAATGCAGTATCCGGCCGGACGTACGGTCGGTGACGCACCAGCCATCGGCCGTGGCGGCCAAGGTCCATCGCGGGCCGGTGACGGGAAGTACTTCGCCCTCCTCGGGGACCCGGGGATAGACCAGGACCATGCCGTCGTCGGCGACGAACACGACGCCGTCGTCGTCGAACTCCAGTCGTTGATCGAACGTCGACGCCCAGGAGCGGCCGTAGAAGCGACCCGCACGGTAGGACGACACATGCGTGCGTTTGATCACCAGCGGCAAGGCTCCGGGAAGTTCGACATCGGTCTGGCTCAGCACGACCTCACCGGAGGACACGTCCACGGGGTCGTTCTCACAGACCCGGTTCTGTTCCGGTGTCCGGGTGGTCTCCGGGTCCTGCGGTCGC
It encodes the following:
- a CDS encoding ACT domain-containing protein, yielding MSFLIRVQLPDAPGTLGAVASALGMAGADILSVNVVERGNGIAIDDFVVELPAGRLPDTLITAAESVDGVEVDAVRPYAGVLDTHRELELVEAIASQPESGLELLADGVPRIVRAGWSIVVEVGSEDDGDSGVTRLASSTAAPEAPLGELPWLPLEHATVLDAEAPWVPEMWRELGTELAATPIGKPERALLVGRPGGPMFRAAEVARLAHLAGIVTVVLQG
- the gatC gene encoding Asp-tRNA(Asn)/Glu-tRNA(Gln) amidotransferase subunit GatC, with product MSNISRDEIAHLAKLARMNVTEEELDLFVGRLDQVLNEVAKVSEVASDDIPPMTHAVALTNAFRDDEVRPGLSQEEALSGAPAVEDGRFRVPRILGEEQ
- the gatA gene encoding Asp-tRNA(Asn)/Glu-tRNA(Gln) amidotransferase subunit GatA; its protein translation is MTDLTRLSAAELAEKIHSREVSAEEVTKAHLDRITEVDSEINAFLHVDAEGALAAARAVDASLANGEQPASPLAGVPLALKDAFTTRGMPTTCGSRTLENWVPPYDATVTRKLREAGVPILGKTNMDEFAMGSSTENSAFGPTLNPWDLTRVSGGSGGGSAASLAAFEAPLAIGTDTGGSIRQPAALTGTVGVKPTYGAVSRYGMVAFSSSLDQGGPCARTVLDAALLHEIIAGHDPLDSTSIDVPVPALAEAARQGGRGDLSGVKVGVVRELRELGGASYQPGVVASFEAAVAQLRELGAEVVEISCPHFPYSLSAYYLIAPSECSSNLARFDAMRYGLRVADDGEHSAEEVMAASREAGFGPEVKLRIMLGTYALSAGYYEAYYGSAQKVRTLVARDFMNAFEQVDVLVSPTTPTTAFRLGERAEPLEMYLADLCTIPTNLAGNTAMSVPSGLSDDGLPVGLQIMAPALAEERLYRVGAAYEAARGPVLDEMPELKGAAAK
- the gatB gene encoding Asp-tRNA(Asn)/Glu-tRNA(Gln) amidotransferase subunit GatB translates to MTTVADLMDYDEVVEKYDPVLGLEVHVELNTKTKMFCGCPNEFGGEPNTHVCPTCLGLPGGLPVVNGKAVESAIRIGLALNCEIAEWCRFARKNYFYPDMPKNFQTSQHDEPIAFNGYLDVVLDDGEVVRVGIERAHMEEDTGKSLHVGGTAGRIHGAEHSLLDYNRAGVPLIEIVTKPIEGVGERAPEVARAYVTALRDLLRAMDVSDVRMDQGSLRCDANVSLRPKGSTEFGTRTETKNVNSLRSVERAVRYEMMRQAGVLAAGGTVTQETRHFQEADGTTSPGRPKETAEDYRYFPEPDLVPVAPSREWVEELRKTLPELPWERRKRIQQEWNLTDEELRDLFNTGAVDLVAATVEAGAKPGEARSWWVQYLTQQANARGVELSELPITPAQVARVIELVNSGELTNKLAREVVQGVLAGEGEPDEVVEQRGLKVVSDDSALIAAVDEALAAQPDVADKIRGGKVQAAGAIVGAVMKATKGQADAKRVRELVLERVGA
- a CDS encoding PQQ-dependent sugar dehydrogenase, producing the protein MTVVACAALGLAGCAEFDDSTAATDWHAAPELTAEAGPQPQLPEAGPNVIPDPPSTSTTPMRPPEGCTDFDKAVIATCLDTVSAVAALPSDGSSVTALAGERRSGRVFLVNTDGEEREFAALDVQAAGDGGLTGLALSPTYAEDGLVFAYVTTSTDNRVVRFAEGQSAKPVLTGIPKGPKNNGGALLATADGSLLVATGDAGNPRAAADRTSLAGKILRIDASGRPAEDNPEADSAVYASGLHSPGGMCQAMDGSRLWVTDRTERHDAVYRIEAGEELTSPVWTWKDKPGVSGCSDWTDTLAVSTEEAGNIQNLPLTAEGSVSGDPQTTLDGRNGPGYGRIGSLDQVTQDVAVAGTVNKDGGDPVSSDDRVVLIVRQPASGSGRD
- a CDS encoding 2-hydroxyacid dehydrogenase; the encoded protein is MTITVLVPDDDGVAALSEVAGVRPVRYSLDEPLPAEAAEAEVLIPGARAADVLPLLEKTPRLRLIQLLSAGAEDWTGVLPEGVLLSTCRGAHGGSTAEWVMAVLLSWCRRLPEFAEAQRARRWSRLVSDTLQGKRVLIVGAGDLGQQLRRRLEPFDAWVTMVGLSARDDIHGVEKLPALLPEADVVVLLVPLTTRTRGMVDAKFLASLPDGALLVNASRGPVVDTAALLAELESGRLEAALDVTDPEPLPEDHPLWGLPNVVITPHVGGAVVDARRRSYVVAAAEIGRYVRGELPNNLVRGEY